Proteins from one Triticum aestivum cultivar Chinese Spring chromosome 7A, IWGSC CS RefSeq v2.1, whole genome shotgun sequence genomic window:
- the LOC123151097 gene encoding short-chain dehydrogenase TIC 32 B, chloroplastic produces the protein MSAMLSSLRYLAGSAGPSGYGSRTTAEEATLPAGDLGHITAIVTGATSGIGAETARVLARRGARLVLPARNLKAAEETRARILGDAGSGGDRVVVLPLDLSSLASVRRFVGRFLALRLPLNLLINNAGQYAERFAVSEDGVEMTFATNYLGHFLLTELLLPAMADTARATGVQGRVVNVSSTVHAWFAADDGPLAYLHRVTRKATPYDPTRAYALSKLANVLHTAALAGRLREMGADVTANCVHPGIVRTRLIRDRAGLVTNTVFFLASKLLKTVPQAAATTCYAAVHPAVAGVSGRYFADCNEAAPSRLACSAEEASRLWSFSEGITAEKEKEMSLPVTSFRFQVQSSNADRGMAIA, from the exons ATGAGCGCCATGCTGAGCTCGCTGAGGTACCTGGCCGGCTCGGCGGGCCCGAGCGGCTACGGCTCGCGCACCACCGCCGAGGAGGCCACCCTGCCCGCCGGCGACCTGGGCCACATCACCGCCATCGTCACCGGCGCCACCTCGGGCATCGGCGCCGAGACGGCCCGCGTGCTGGCCCGGCGCGGCGCCAGGCTCGTGCTCCCCGCGCGCAACCTCAAGGCCGCCGAGGAGACCCGCGCCCGCATCCTCGGGGACGCCGGCTccggcggcgaccgcgtcgtggTGCTCCCGCTCGACCTCTCCTCCCTCGCCTCCGTCCGCCGCTTCGTCGGCCGCTTCCTCGCCCTCCGCCTCCCCCTCAACCTCCTCAT AAACAACGCGGGGCAGTACGCGGAGCGGTTCGCGGTGTCGGAGGACGGCGTGGAGATGACCTTCGCCACCAACTACCTGGGCCACTTCCTGCTCACGGAGCTGCTCCTGCCCGCCATGGCGGACACGGCCAGGGCCACCGGCGTGCAGGGCCGCGTCGTCAACGTCTCCTCCACCGTGCACGCCTGGTTCGCCGCCGACGACGGGCCCCTCGCCTACCTCCACCGCGTCACCCGCAAGGCCAC GCCGTACGATCCGACGCGGGCCTACGCGCTGTCCAAGCTCGCCAACGTGCTCcacaccgcggccctcgccggCCGGCTCCGGGAGATGGGCGCCGACGTCACCGCCAACTGCGTCCACCCCGGCATCGTCCGCACCCGCCTCATCCGCGACCGCGCCGGCCTCGTCACCA ACACGGTGTTCTTCCTGGCGTCCAAGCTCCTCAAGACGGTGCCCCAG gcggcggcgacgacgtgcTACGCGGCGGTGCACCCGGCGGTGGCGGGGGTGTCGGGGCGGTACTTCGCCGACTGCAACGAGGCGGCGCCGTCGAGGCTGGCGTGCAGCGCCGAGGAGGCCTCCAGGCTGTGGAGCTTCTCCGAGGGCATCACCgccgagaaggagaaggagatgagccTCCCCGTCACCAGCTTCAGGTTCCAGGTCCAGAGCTCCAACGCCGACCGCGGCATGGCCATCGCCTAG
- the LOC123150656 gene encoding BTB/POZ domain-containing protein At3g05675, translated as METVDAVDGYKFADESTSDVRVCFRRTGARGEQPEWFPCHSSVLSNRSKYFADLLGQSDARSGGSNNCIEVQCPRAEYDHYVKLLKFMYLSRDSIEDAITSVKSALGVLRAATSLKSEFVAETCIGYLESASWDEKEEEEILQFAQTLAPEAAAPLLARLQAPSANAVKTVFISAVRFATSMETSAAAFFDDLKTAAQEQIDFMLHDGDDPAIVMMDEDVRSVLREGLTKLLSTLRTGLDLLASEFDKLPEQAEQRIVRSLVDIDWITTVLTKIELMNEFVSGWLEISDHVVSVVQEEKYSSGLWAVKTKLIEVTGKALDAVGYGSVILPSTSRAHLVKTWLPYIRTTKRFLDAKAKDEAFPRMDAGLCQNIESAIVSLILALPSGDQSDILSEWMQKADQFRYPDLTEAFEMWCYRSKTAIRRLNGATDKGCNPISL; from the coding sequence ATGGAGACGGTTGATGCAGTTGATGGATACAAGTTTGCTGACGAGTCTACGAGCGATGTCCGTGTTTGCTTTAGAAGGACCGGCGCTCGCGGCGAGCAGCCAGAATGGTTTCCCTGCCACTCGTCCGTCCTCTCCAACAGGAGCAAGTATTTCGCGGACCTGCTGGGTCAAAGTGATGCCCGTTCTGGTGGTAGCAATAACTGCATTGAAGTCCAGTGCCCGAGGGCTGAGTATGACCATTATGTCAAGTTGTTGAAGTTTATGTATCTTTCGAGAGATTCGATTGAGGACGCAATCACCTCCGTTAAGTCGGCTCTTGGCGTTCTTCGGGCAGCGACCTCTCTCAAATCCGAGTTCGTTGCGGAAACCTGCATCGGATACCTTGAATCTGCTTCCTGGGACGAAAAGGAGGAGGAAGAGATTTTACAGTTTGCTCAGACCCTGGCCCCAGAAGCTGCTGCACCTTTGTTAGCCCGTTTGCAAGCTCCCAGTGCCAACGCTGTCAAGACTGTTTTCATCTCCGCTGTGCGCTTCGCTACGTCCATGGAGACTTCAGCTGCTGCTTTCTTTGATGACCTCAAGACTGCTGCTCAGGAGCAGATTGACTTCATGCTCCATGACGGTGATGACCCTGCAATTGTTATGATGGATGAAGATGTAAGGTCTGTCTTGAGGGAAGGTTTGACAAAACTGTTGTCAACCCTTAGGACCGGACTGGATCTCTTGGCCTCAGAGTTTGATAAATTGCCTGAACAAGCAGAGCAAAGGATTGTGCGCAGCTTAGTTGACATTGACTGGATAACCACTGTCTTGACAAAGATTGAGCTGATGAACGAGTTTGTTTCTGGCTGGTTAGAAATCTCAGACCATGTTGTCTCGGTGGTTCAGGAGGAGAAGTATAGCTCAGGTCTCTGGGCTGTGAAGACAAAGCTTATAGAAGTGACTGGAAAGGCCTTGGATGCTGTTGGCTATGGCTCTGTGATTCTCCCTTCAACATCCAGAGCGCATCTTGTGAAGACATGGCTCCCGTACATCCGGACAACAAAGCGCTTCCTTGATGCAAAGGCGAAAGACGAGGCATTCCCTCGGATGGACGCGGGCTTGTGCCAGAACATTGAGAGCGCAATTGTTTCATTGATTTTAGCATTGCCTTCAGGTGACCAGTCGGATATCCTGTCGGAATGGATGCAGAAAGCAGACCAGTTCAGATACCCTGACCTCACCGAGGCATTTGAGATGTGGTGTTACCGCAGCAAAACAGCAATCAGGCGGCTGAATGGGGCGACAGATAAGGGTTGCAACCCTATCAGCTTGTAA